Proteins from a genomic interval of Undibacterium parvum:
- a CDS encoding Lrp/AsnC family transcriptional regulator, producing MQLDHFDLSILRYLQVNCRHPADAIGVEIGLSATAVQRRIRRLREVGVIQAEVAVIAPDAVGYPLVLLVELVFAKGLADTIDQFKRQMLALPEVQQCYYVAGEYDFMLVLHAASMADYEAFTRAVFFKNSNIIKFRTTVVMDAVKRGLTLPI from the coding sequence ATGCAACTCGATCACTTTGATCTTTCCATCCTGCGTTATTTGCAAGTGAACTGCCGCCACCCCGCCGATGCGATTGGTGTGGAGATAGGCTTATCGGCGACTGCGGTACAAAGACGGATACGCCGTTTGCGTGAGGTTGGTGTGATCCAGGCCGAGGTGGCCGTGATTGCGCCAGATGCGGTTGGCTATCCCCTGGTGCTGCTGGTGGAACTGGTATTTGCCAAGGGACTGGCCGATACCATAGATCAATTTAAACGCCAGATGTTGGCATTGCCTGAGGTACAGCAATGCTATTACGTCGCGGGTGAATATGACTTTATGCTGGTGCTACATGCCGCCAGCATGGCTGACTATGAGGCCTTCACCCGTGCGGTATTTTTTAAGAATAGCAACATCATTAAATTTCGCACCACGGTAGTCATGGATGCAGTCAAGCGCGGCCTGACTTTGCCTATCTAA
- a CDS encoding TetR/AcrR family transcriptional regulator, protein MPEKLVKKSERSVVKKPRTAKTDGSAATAATTTLAADKRGKLETEILRHAVTMFAECGYEGTSIASIAQQAGVSKQNLLYYFASKPALYQRVLDDVLDVWLARMDSLADDSREPQDLLRSYIQEKLRFSREHPSASKVYAMEVIGGAKIYGQQIRTKVIPYLRKDIASFEKWMSEGKIATVNPTHLLFSIWAMTQSYADFSTQMNLVLNQKKLSAKDFEAAEKLIVDMVLAALAISN, encoded by the coding sequence ATGCCTGAAAAATTGGTCAAAAAATCAGAACGCAGCGTTGTGAAAAAGCCACGGACGGCTAAAACAGACGGATCTGCAGCCACGGCAGCGACAACAACACTGGCCGCTGACAAGCGCGGTAAGCTTGAGACCGAGATCTTGCGGCACGCCGTCACCATGTTTGCCGAATGCGGTTATGAAGGGACATCGATCGCCAGCATCGCCCAGCAAGCCGGGGTATCGAAACAAAATCTGCTGTATTACTTTGCCAGCAAACCTGCTCTGTATCAGCGCGTGCTGGATGATGTGCTCGATGTCTGGCTAGCTCGTATGGATAGTCTGGCCGATGACAGTCGCGAGCCGCAAGATTTATTGCGCAGCTATATTCAGGAAAAATTACGTTTTTCACGCGAACATCCGAGTGCTTCTAAGGTGTACGCGATGGAAGTGATCGGTGGCGCAAAAATCTACGGCCAACAGATACGCACTAAAGTGATCCCTTATCTGCGCAAGGATATCGCCAGCTTTGAAAAATGGATGAGCGAAGGCAAAATCGCTACCGTCAATCCCACCCATTTGCTGTTTAGCATCTGGGCCATGACGCAATCCTATGCCGACTTTTCTACCCAAATGAATCTGGTGCTGAATCAAAAGAAGCTCAGCGCAAAAGATTTTGAGGCTGCCGAAAAACTGATCGTTGATATGGTGTTGGCGGCGCTGGCAATATCCAATTAA
- a CDS encoding NAD(P)-dependent oxidoreductase, with translation MIDALRHLPQAHASHATLAAGFSDLAPPLTARQAQIESERCLYCYDAPCSRICPSEIDVASFIRNIAHENINGAAKVILQSNILGGSCARVCPTEILCEHACVRNHDAEALPVKIGLLQRHAIDHMHFEQHPFQAAPATGKSIAIVGAGPAGLACAHRLAMLGNQVEIFEARSKAGGLNEYGIAKYKLTDNYAQREIEFLLQIGGIQIHYGQTLGANLQLQQLQEKFDAVFLSLGLAASRSLDLAAEDAPGILAAVDYIAELRQAQDLSSLPVPKRALVIGAGNTAIDMAVQIARLGAEEVTLVYRRDAASMSATAHEQEIAKAHQVRIKTWAQPQAVLLDDAGKLSGMRFEKTRLDAGRLVGTGVSFVIAADAIFKAIGQVFDTHAISDPLARTLKKDAGKLQVDAQFRTNLCGVYAGGDCVNPGQDLTVQAVQHGKLAAAAIHADLTSNTEAHHG, from the coding sequence ATGATAGATGCTCTACGACATTTACCCCAGGCACATGCCAGCCATGCCACGCTGGCCGCTGGCTTTAGCGATCTGGCACCGCCCTTAACGGCGCGCCAGGCGCAGATAGAAAGCGAACGCTGTCTGTATTGTTACGATGCACCGTGTAGCCGTATCTGCCCATCCGAGATCGACGTCGCCAGCTTCATCCGCAATATCGCGCATGAAAATATCAATGGTGCCGCCAAAGTCATTTTGCAATCGAATATTCTCGGTGGCAGTTGCGCCCGCGTTTGCCCTACCGAGATCTTGTGCGAGCACGCCTGCGTGCGCAATCACGATGCCGAAGCACTACCGGTAAAAATTGGACTATTGCAGCGCCACGCGATTGATCACATGCACTTCGAGCAGCATCCGTTTCAGGCCGCGCCTGCAACTGGCAAAAGCATAGCGATCGTCGGGGCCGGTCCTGCGGGTCTGGCCTGTGCACACCGGCTGGCGATGCTGGGTAATCAAGTAGAAATATTTGAAGCGCGCAGCAAGGCCGGTGGTCTGAATGAATACGGTATCGCAAAATACAAACTCACCGATAACTACGCGCAACGCGAAATTGAATTTCTGCTGCAAATAGGCGGCATACAAATTCATTACGGCCAAACGCTGGGCGCGAATCTGCAGTTGCAGCAGCTCCAGGAAAAATTTGATGCGGTGTTTCTTAGTCTGGGTTTAGCTGCCAGCCGCAGTCTGGATCTGGCAGCAGAAGACGCACCGGGCATCTTAGCCGCAGTCGATTACATCGCCGAACTCAGACAGGCGCAGGATTTAAGCAGCTTGCCGGTGCCCAAGCGGGCGCTGGTGATAGGTGCGGGCAATACCGCCATCGATATGGCGGTGCAGATAGCGCGCCTCGGTGCCGAAGAAGTCACGCTGGTGTACAGACGCGATGCGGCATCCATGTCGGCCACAGCACACGAGCAAGAAATCGCCAAAGCCCATCAGGTCAGAATTAAAACCTGGGCGCAGCCGCAAGCGGTGTTACTTGATGATGCAGGCAAACTGAGCGGCATGCGTTTTGAAAAAACTCGACTCGATGCAGGTCGCCTAGTCGGCACCGGTGTCAGTTTCGTGATCGCTGCAGATGCCATTTTTAAAGCCATAGGTCAGGTATTCGATACGCATGCGATCAGCGATCCCTTGGCGCGTACGCTGAAAAAAGATGCAGGTAAACTCCAGGTCGATGCGCAGTTTAGAACCAATCTCTGCGGCGTGTATGCGGGCGGTGATTGTGTCAACCCGGGACAAGATCTGACGGTGCAAGCGGTACAGCATGGCAAGCTGGCGGCCGCTGCTATCCATGCTGATTTGACTTCAAACACGGAGGCCCATCATGGCTGA
- the preA gene encoding NAD-dependent dihydropyrimidine dehydrogenase subunit PreA, with protein MADLSINFAGIKAPNPFWLASAPPTDKAYNVVRAFEVGWGGVVWKTLGEDPPAVNVSSRYSAHYGKNREVLGFNNIELITDRTLEINLREITQVKKDWPDRAMIVSLMFPCEEAAWRSILPLVESTGADGIELNFGCPHGMPERGMGAAVGQVPEYVEKITRWCKQYSRLPVIVKLTPNITDIRQPARAAKNGGADAVSLINTINSITSIDLDSMVARPIVGGRSTHGGYCGSAVKPIALNMVAEIARDPATQGLPISGIGGISNWRDAAEFIALGAGSVQVCTAAMLHGFRIVEEMKDGLSRWMDEKGYASVADFCGKAIANTTDWKYLDMNYQAIAQIDQDKCIGCGKCYIACEDTSHQSIHQLIQDDGARKYQINEAECVGCNLCEITCPVAGCITMLAQENGKPYMNWTQDPRNPRAEVVT; from the coding sequence ATGGCTGATCTGAGCATCAATTTTGCCGGCATCAAGGCCCCCAATCCTTTTTGGTTAGCCTCGGCACCGCCCACCGATAAGGCGTATAACGTGGTGCGCGCTTTTGAGGTTGGCTGGGGTGGCGTGGTCTGGAAGACCCTGGGAGAAGATCCGCCTGCGGTAAATGTCTCCTCGCGTTATTCGGCCCACTACGGAAAAAATCGCGAGGTCTTGGGCTTTAATAATATCGAGCTGATCACCGACCGTACGCTGGAAATTAATCTGCGTGAAATCACCCAGGTCAAAAAAGACTGGCCAGACCGCGCCATGATCGTGTCCCTGATGTTTCCCTGCGAAGAGGCAGCCTGGCGCAGCATCTTGCCACTGGTAGAGTCCACCGGAGCAGACGGCATAGAACTTAATTTCGGCTGCCCGCACGGCATGCCAGAACGCGGCATGGGCGCGGCAGTCGGCCAGGTGCCAGAATATGTGGAGAAGATCACGCGCTGGTGCAAGCAGTATTCGCGCTTACCAGTGATCGTCAAGCTGACACCGAATATTACCGACATCCGCCAGCCGGCGCGTGCCGCCAAAAACGGCGGTGCCGATGCGGTCTCGCTGATCAATACCATCAACTCGATTACCTCTATCGATCTCGATAGTATGGTGGCCCGACCGATAGTCGGCGGACGTAGCACGCATGGCGGTTATTGCGGCTCGGCTGTGAAACCTATCGCCTTGAATATGGTGGCCGAAATCGCCCGTGACCCAGCCACGCAAGGGTTACCAATCTCGGGCATAGGCGGCATCTCCAACTGGCGCGATGCCGCAGAATTTATCGCGCTGGGCGCAGGATCGGTACAGGTTTGCACGGCGGCGATGCTGCATGGTTTTCGTATCGTCGAAGAAATGAAAGATGGCTTGTCACGCTGGATGGATGAAAAAGGCTACGCCAGCGTCGCCGATTTTTGCGGCAAGGCGATCGCCAATACCACAGACTGGAAATACCTGGACATGAACTATCAGGCGATTGCCCAGATTGATCAAGACAAATGCATAGGCTGCGGCAAATGCTATATCGCCTGCGAAGATACCTCGCACCAGTCTATCCATCAATTGATACAAGACGATGGCGCGCGCAAGTACCAGATCAACGAAGCAGAATGCGTGGGCTGCAATCTGTGTGAGATCACTTGCCCGGTGGCAGGCTGTATTACGATGCTGGCGCAAGAAAATGGCAAGCCATATATGAATTGGACACAAGATCCGCGCAATCCACGTGCCGAGGTGGTCACTTAG
- a CDS encoding NCS1 family nucleobase:cation symporter-1 yields the protein MNQDHSVNFELWNEDLAPTTASQRTWRWFHFAALWVGMVMCIPAYTLAASLIEGGMSAMQAVLTVFLANAIVLLPMLLIGHAGTKYGIPYAVLARASFGTSGAKLPALMRAIVACGWYGIQTWFGGQMIYTLAGVMLGHALGGEAIAGLGINGAQLICFLIFWAIQFWYIFHGMDSIRKLETYTAPLKILICFVLLGWVYNKAGGFGPILDQPSQFVEGGKKAGQFWSSFWPSLTAMVGFWATLALNIPDFTRFAKTQRDQVLGQSIGLPVPMALLSMLAVIVTSATVVLYGKAIWDPVDLASRMTGIAVLIALIVLLIDTVSVNLAANLVGPAYDFSALSPKLISYKTGGYITAFIAIAIMPWKILESTQGYIFTWLIGYSALLGPIAGILIVDYYLIRKTGLDVAQLYVADGDYSYVGSAIPGWNMAAIIAFIIGVLPNIPGFLNAAFPASFPTTSVAFKTIYTYAWFVGLLLSSLVYMIMMQGQSLTLKNATSGEHASM from the coding sequence ATGAACCAAGATCATTCAGTTAATTTTGAATTGTGGAATGAGGATCTGGCACCGACCACGGCCAGCCAGCGCACCTGGCGCTGGTTTCATTTTGCGGCACTCTGGGTAGGGATGGTGATGTGCATCCCCGCTTACACCTTGGCCGCAAGTTTAATAGAAGGCGGTATGTCGGCCATGCAGGCAGTGCTGACGGTGTTTCTAGCCAATGCGATTGTGCTGCTGCCTATGCTCTTGATAGGCCACGCTGGGACTAAATACGGGATACCGTATGCGGTACTGGCACGCGCCTCATTCGGCACCAGCGGCGCCAAATTGCCTGCCCTGATGCGTGCCATTGTGGCTTGCGGTTGGTACGGCATACAAACCTGGTTTGGCGGGCAGATGATTTATACCCTGGCCGGTGTGATGCTGGGCCATGCGCTGGGCGGCGAAGCGATCGCCGGCTTAGGTATCAATGGCGCGCAACTGATCTGTTTTCTGATATTTTGGGCGATACAGTTCTGGTATATTTTTCACGGCATGGATTCGATACGCAAGCTGGAAACCTATACCGCCCCCTTGAAAATTCTGATTTGCTTCGTTCTGCTGGGCTGGGTCTACAACAAAGCCGGCGGTTTTGGCCCTATCCTCGATCAACCATCTCAGTTCGTAGAGGGTGGCAAGAAAGCCGGGCAATTCTGGTCTAGTTTTTGGCCCTCGCTAACCGCCATGGTCGGCTTTTGGGCTACGCTGGCCTTGAACATCCCGGACTTTACCCGCTTCGCCAAAACCCAGCGCGATCAGGTTTTGGGCCAAAGCATAGGCTTACCAGTACCGATGGCGCTACTGTCTATGCTGGCAGTCATCGTCACTTCGGCCACCGTGGTTTTGTACGGCAAGGCGATCTGGGATCCAGTCGATCTGGCCAGTCGCATGACCGGCATCGCCGTCTTGATCGCCTTGATTGTTTTACTGATCGACACCGTCAGCGTGAATCTGGCTGCCAATCTGGTGGGCCCAGCCTACGATTTTTCGGCACTCAGCCCTAAGCTGATCTCCTACAAAACCGGGGGCTACATCACCGCCTTCATTGCAATCGCCATCATGCCTTGGAAAATATTAGAGTCGACTCAGGGTTATATTTTTACCTGGTTGATCGGCTACTCTGCCTTACTCGGGCCTATCGCTGGGATCTTGATCGTTGACTATTACCTGATACGCAAAACCGGACTCGATGTCGCCCAATTGTACGTGGCGGACGGTGATTACTCCTACGTCGGTTCGGCTATACCAGGCTGGAACATGGCGGCCATCATTGCCTTCATCATCGGCGTGCTACCGAATATTCCCGGATTTTTAAATGCGGCGTTTCCGGCATCCTTCCCCACAACATCGGTGGCCTTCAAGACCATTTACACCTATGCCTGGTTTGTTGGTCTGCTGCTTTCCAGTCTGGTGTACATGATCATGATGCAAGGCCAAAGCCTTACGCTCAAAAACGCGACTAGCGGTGAACACGCTAGTATGTAA
- the hydA gene encoding dihydropyrimidinase, which produces MSILIRGGTVVNADREYSADVLCADGKIIAVGENLRTPASAEIIDAHGQYVMPGGIDPHTHMQLPFMGTVTADDFFTGTAAGLAGGTTSIIDFVIPNPQQSLMEAYQTWRGWAEKSAADYSFHVAITWWDDTVHADMGKLVRDCGVNSFKHFMAYKNAIMADDEILVKSFTRALELGAMPTVHAENGELVFTLQQKLLAQGMAGPEAHPLSRPPAVEGEAANRAIAIANVLNTPVYIVHVSCMESLEAITRARSKGQRVFGEVLAGHLTIDDSVYRNPDFDIAAGHVMSPPFRSKEHQAALWQGLQSGNLHTTATDHCTFCDTQKAAGKNDFTKIPNGCGGVEERMAVIWDTGVNSGRLTPSEFVKVTSTNAAQIFNIYPRKGIIAVGADADIVVWDPSATRTISAKTQFAKGGFNVFEGRTVRGVPTHTLSGGKLVFKEGDLRAVAGDGKHVDRPAFSPMFDALKQMAKVTAPHKIQRS; this is translated from the coding sequence ATGAGTATCTTGATACGTGGCGGAACGGTAGTCAATGCAGACCGCGAATATAGTGCCGACGTGCTCTGTGCCGACGGCAAGATCATCGCGGTCGGAGAGAATCTGCGCACTCCGGCCAGCGCAGAAATCATAGACGCACATGGACAGTATGTGATGCCGGGCGGGATTGATCCGCACACCCATATGCAGCTACCCTTCATGGGCACCGTCACTGCCGATGATTTTTTTACCGGCACCGCTGCTGGTCTGGCAGGCGGCACTACCAGTATCATCGATTTTGTCATCCCTAACCCGCAGCAGTCATTAATGGAAGCCTACCAAACCTGGCGCGGCTGGGCCGAAAAATCTGCGGCCGATTACAGCTTTCATGTCGCCATCACTTGGTGGGATGATACGGTGCACGCCGACATGGGCAAGCTGGTGCGTGATTGCGGCGTGAATAGTTTTAAACACTTTATGGCCTATAAAAACGCCATCATGGCCGATGACGAAATTCTGGTAAAAAGCTTTACCCGCGCGCTGGAACTGGGCGCCATGCCTACCGTACATGCAGAGAACGGCGAACTGGTTTTTACTCTTCAACAAAAGTTATTGGCGCAAGGCATGGCAGGGCCGGAAGCCCATCCACTCTCACGCCCGCCCGCGGTCGAAGGCGAAGCGGCGAACCGCGCCATCGCGATTGCCAACGTACTCAACACGCCGGTGTATATCGTGCATGTCTCGTGTATGGAATCGTTGGAAGCCATCACGCGCGCGCGCAGCAAGGGCCAGCGCGTATTTGGCGAAGTGTTGGCGGGGCATTTGACGATAGACGATAGCGTGTACCGTAATCCGGATTTTGATATTGCGGCTGGCCACGTGATGAGCCCGCCATTTCGCTCCAAAGAACATCAGGCCGCCCTGTGGCAAGGCCTGCAAAGCGGCAATTTACATACCACCGCGACCGACCACTGTACTTTTTGCGACACACAAAAAGCCGCTGGCAAAAACGACTTTACCAAAATACCGAATGGTTGCGGCGGCGTAGAAGAGCGCATGGCGGTGATCTGGGATACAGGTGTCAACAGCGGCAGGCTGACCCCGTCAGAATTCGTCAAAGTGACATCGACCAACGCCGCGCAGATTTTTAATATTTATCCACGCAAGGGCATCATCGCGGTAGGTGCCGATGCCGATATCGTCGTCTGGGATCCAAGCGCGACAAGGACAATTTCGGCCAAGACGCAATTTGCCAAAGGTGGTTTCAATGTGTTCGAAGGTCGCACAGTGCGCGGCGTTCCAACGCACACGCTAAGCGGCGGCAAGCTAGTGTTTAAAGAGGGCGATCTACGTGCTGTGGCGGGGGATGGTAAGCATGTCGATAGGCCGGCGTTCTCGCCTATGTTTGATGCCTTAAAGCAGATGGCGAAAGTCACTGCGCCGCATAAAATCCAGCGCTCATAG
- a CDS encoding Zn-dependent hydrolase, producing MQTDALRINGSRLWSAIMELAQIGATAKGGVKRLALTELDKQGRDLVVGWGKQAGLSITVDQIGNVFMRREGTNPALPPIVSGSHIDTQPTGGKFDGNYGVLAALEVVRTLNDHKILTEAPIEVAFWTNEEGSRFVPVMMGSGVFCGAFSLDTAYAACDTEGKNVKDELQGIGYLGRQVPGNHPIGAYFEAHIEQGPVLEDADKVIGVVPAVMGLSWYDCVVTGMEAHAGPTPMHLRKDALQVATKIMQEVVNIGNRYPPYGRGTVGMVQVFPNSRNVIPGEVKFSIDLRNINDELLNKMHEEILAFAEKIAVETGLKIHTERVSYYPPCPFHPECVDAVRSATAKLGYSNMDVVSGAGHDAIYAARLAPAGMIFVPCKDGISHNEIEDARADHLEAGCNVLLHAMLERAKVLVN from the coding sequence ATGCAAACCGACGCATTACGTATCAATGGTTCCCGCCTATGGTCAGCCATCATGGAGTTGGCGCAGATCGGCGCCACTGCCAAAGGCGGTGTGAAACGTCTGGCCTTAACTGAACTCGATAAGCAAGGCCGCGATCTGGTGGTTGGCTGGGGCAAGCAGGCGGGCTTAAGCATCACGGTGGACCAGATCGGCAATGTTTTCATGCGCAGGGAAGGCACAAACCCGGCGCTGCCGCCGATAGTCTCAGGCAGCCACATCGACACCCAGCCCACGGGCGGCAAATTCGATGGCAATTACGGCGTGCTGGCTGCGCTGGAAGTGGTGCGCACGCTGAACGATCACAAGATACTAACCGAAGCGCCGATAGAGGTAGCGTTCTGGACCAATGAAGAAGGCTCGCGCTTTGTGCCGGTGATGATGGGCTCAGGCGTATTCTGCGGTGCCTTCAGCCTGGACACTGCGTATGCCGCCTGCGACACTGAGGGCAAGAACGTCAAGGATGAGTTGCAAGGCATAGGCTATCTGGGCAGGCAAGTACCGGGCAACCATCCTATCGGAGCCTACTTTGAAGCCCACATAGAGCAAGGCCCAGTGCTGGAAGACGCCGACAAGGTCATCGGTGTGGTACCAGCGGTCATGGGATTATCCTGGTACGACTGCGTGGTCACCGGCATGGAGGCGCACGCTGGCCCGACACCCATGCACCTGCGCAAAGACGCGCTGCAAGTGGCGACAAAAATCATGCAAGAAGTAGTCAATATCGGCAACCGTTATCCGCCGTATGGGCGCGGCACGGTGGGCATGGTGCAGGTGTTTCCGAACAGCCGCAACGTGATCCCGGGCGAAGTCAAATTTAGTATAGACCTACGCAATATCAACGACGAATTACTCAATAAAATGCATGAGGAAATTCTCGCCTTCGCCGAAAAAATCGCGGTCGAGACTGGCCTGAAAATTCACACTGAGCGCGTCTCGTATTACCCGCCCTGCCCCTTCCATCCGGAATGTGTGGATGCGGTCAGAAGCGCCACCGCTAAACTCGGTTACAGCAATATGGACGTGGTCTCAGGCGCAGGCCACGACGCAATCTACGCCGCCAGGCTGGCACCGGCTGGCATGATTTTCGTGCCTTGCAAGGACGGTATCAGCCACAACGAGATCGAAGACGCCAGAGCCGATCATCTGGAAGCCGGTTGCAATGTGCTCTTGCATGCCATGCTGGAGCGGGCGAAAGTGCTGGTGAATTGA
- a CDS encoding REP-associated tyrosine transposase, with the protein MSHYRRSSVAGGTYFFTVVTYRRQTILCDELVRDTLRGAIESVRCSRPFVIDAWVLLPDHLHCIWTLPEGDVDFSTRWMMIKRKVSLACKASYFRDDWITPSKQKHRESTIWQRRFWEHQIRDDADYARHMDYLHFNPVKHRLVDRVLDWPYSSFHRYVKSGTYPHDWAIA; encoded by the coding sequence GTGTCGCATTATCGTCGTTCGTCTGTCGCAGGGGGCACCTATTTTTTTACCGTTGTTACTTACCGTCGACAGACCATTTTATGTGATGAACTTGTCCGCGATACTTTGAGAGGAGCAATTGAATCGGTGCGCTGCTCCCGACCTTTCGTTATTGATGCATGGGTTTTGTTACCAGATCATTTGCATTGTATTTGGACTTTACCCGAAGGAGATGTGGATTTTTCTACGCGCTGGATGATGATTAAAAGAAAGGTATCGTTGGCATGCAAGGCTAGCTATTTTCGCGATGATTGGATCACTCCGTCTAAACAAAAACATCGCGAATCGACCATCTGGCAACGACGTTTTTGGGAGCATCAAATTCGTGATGACGCCGACTATGCTCGTCACATGGATTATTTACATTTCAATCCGGTGAAACACCGCTTGGTTGATCGTGTGCTTGATTGGCCGTATTCGAGCTTTCATCGATATGTGAAAAGTGGAACATATCCACACGATTGGGCCATCGCTTAG
- a CDS encoding glutathione S-transferase family protein, with translation MQLYYSPGTACLAPHFLLEELGLPYELVLVDTSKQEHQQAAYLKLNPNGKIPLLIDGDLQLTESAAICLYLADQYAAQHKAINFSPALGTPERARLYQWMMYLTNTLQAELLSYFYPERLHDDVAGAAQVKAHAEQRVAQMLGYIDDHLAQAQGAYLLGEQVSIADLFLFMLCRWTRGMQKPARDYAQLGPYLQRLFERRSIIKTFEMEGIQAPFY, from the coding sequence ATGCAACTCTATTATTCGCCTGGAACCGCCTGTTTGGCCCCGCATTTTTTATTGGAAGAGCTGGGCTTGCCCTACGAACTGGTGCTGGTCGATACCAGTAAGCAAGAACATCAACAAGCGGCCTATCTGAAGCTTAATCCGAACGGCAAGATCCCGCTCTTGATTGATGGCGATTTGCAGTTGACCGAGAGCGCTGCGATTTGCCTGTATCTGGCCGATCAATATGCTGCGCAACACAAGGCGATAAATTTTTCACCTGCGCTTGGCACGCCAGAGCGCGCCCGCTTGTATCAGTGGATGATGTATTTGACTAATACTTTGCAAGCGGAGTTACTGAGTTATTTTTACCCGGAACGTCTGCATGATGATGTCGCAGGTGCGGCTCAGGTTAAGGCCCATGCGGAGCAGCGCGTGGCGCAAATGCTAGGCTATATCGACGATCATCTGGCGCAAGCTCAAGGTGCGTATCTGCTCGGTGAGCAAGTCAGTATCGCTGACCTGTTTTTGTTTATGCTGTGCCGCTGGACCCGTGGCATGCAAAAACCAGCGCGTGACTATGCTCAGTTAGGCCCGTATTTACAGCGGCTATTCGAACGTCGATCTATCATCAAAACTTTCGAGATGGAAGGCATACAGGCACCGTTTTATTGA